A genomic region of Streptococcus suis contains the following coding sequences:
- a CDS encoding glycosyltransferase family 4 protein codes for MKRILFISPTTSMDNGAEKSVYYLMKYLIQLGHTVINVTHAIGGEPQDKHEQLYKMIGVKNYYLPTVKWWWPDAPGGEILNREEATSYYRQNVQDIAEIIEQNEIDLVISNTVNVFQGAIAASCQKVPHFWLIHEFPKNEFAYYADKIDFIEEYSSELFSVTGELNNFLTPLFNKRVHPFISYTEQETKDLKKGNQVRIVSVGRLTEGKNQLELIKAYKTLNRLDIELVFIGGWDSKYKAICDEYIHENKLQKNVRFLGNLDNPWEEVTDRDICVFPSSMETFGLVYVEAILRGLPVILSDNLGHLTAFEIFSAGQIYKLGDIEELVTKLEQVLESFRDFSDRARLDVERLRTLYTPEVAYKEILNGINHLEYTGHQNTNLSHIKELLTLNMHPTRLERYARLISNIAIKIRHKLRL; via the coding sequence ATGAAACGTATTTTGTTTATTTCTCCTACTACTAGTATGGATAATGGTGCGGAGAAGTCTGTTTATTATCTAATGAAGTACCTTATTCAACTGGGACACACAGTTATAAATGTTACTCATGCAATAGGAGGGGAACCACAAGATAAGCATGAGCAACTTTATAAAATGATAGGGGTTAAGAATTACTATTTACCAACTGTCAAGTGGTGGTGGCCGGATGCACCAGGTGGAGAAATCCTTAATAGAGAAGAGGCTACAAGCTACTATCGCCAGAATGTTCAAGACATAGCTGAAATTATTGAGCAAAATGAGATAGACTTGGTTATTTCAAATACTGTTAATGTTTTTCAGGGAGCAATTGCTGCCTCATGTCAAAAGGTTCCCCATTTTTGGCTAATTCATGAATTCCCTAAAAATGAGTTTGCTTATTATGCTGATAAAATTGACTTCATAGAAGAGTATTCTTCAGAATTATTTAGTGTGACTGGAGAGTTAAATAATTTTTTAACACCACTATTTAATAAGAGAGTCCATCCGTTTATTTCTTATACTGAGCAAGAAACAAAAGATTTAAAAAAAGGCAACCAAGTTAGAATTGTTTCTGTTGGTCGATTAACAGAAGGAAAAAATCAATTAGAACTTATAAAAGCATATAAGACACTAAATAGATTAGATATTGAATTGGTTTTTATTGGAGGATGGGATAGTAAATACAAAGCTATTTGTGATGAATATATCCATGAAAATAAATTACAGAAAAATGTTAGATTTTTAGGTAACTTAGATAATCCTTGGGAAGAAGTAACTGATAGAGATATCTGTGTTTTCCCCTCATCTATGGAAACTTTTGGCTTAGTCTATGTTGAAGCAATCTTAAGAGGGCTTCCAGTAATTCTATCAGATAATTTAGGACATTTGACGGCATTTGAAATATTCTCAGCAGGTCAAATTTATAAATTGGGCGATATAGAAGAGTTGGTGACTAAGTTAGAGCAAGTGCTTGAATCCTTTAGGGATTTTTCAGATAGGGCTCGGCTTGATGTGGAACGTTTACGTACTCTATATACACCGGAGGTTGCCTATAAAGAAATACTGAACGGCATCAATCACTTAGAATATACTGGACACCAAAATACAAATTTAAGTCACATAAAAGAGTTACTGACTTTAAATATGCATCCAACAAGATTGGAGCGTTATGCAAGATTGATCAGCAATATCGCGATAAAAATCAGACATAAACTTCGACTTTAA
- a CDS encoding rhamnan synthesis F family protein translates to MIGNTVKRWIRNFTTRLFILSGKYKLLFYILELTKNIAKFFWRIPKYIKRTLLALQRDKQRRNNYSDIKNRYLIYTIYEHQSSLQDYKVIFLEALAKISRDVLIVVNGKLPQADINRLAQYGKVVERENEGYDVAAFRHGIIHTGKETLQQYNQLILVNDTNIGPFRDLEEVFSEFNSDQLDFWGISMGEEQLDFTGYNPYGKIPKHLQSYFVVVENSLLRYEGFYDYWEKLSDTDSRNKAIGKHETVFAKYFYDRGFKYDALIKDTKDSALYIHPLKLLKQGCPLVKYSAFRNYDREQYFWHGLERESEIPDLMEYIAKETDYPIEVVSSILEDFKTRENQSYILIIDGVENIIPQCTRYRVLNKAEQLRELGYTVRVINNSLVQLQDAQFASHIIIYRAPFNDMLKEICRAAHIKNRPVYFDIDDLVFDTKFTDELEFTQGLSKREKKGYDTSVLAYKKMLSLCDYAITSTSKLKDELEQYKNKVILNRNVMSKELVERSLQVKKNSNDNKVKIGYFSGSITHNENFDLISQALLHLLQKYPQVELHIVGYLDIPKPFQKFKKQIVSHEYVDWRKLPNLISQVDINLAPLVTTTFNEAKSEIKWIEAAAVKVVTVASNLGAFEEMIQDGVTGVLADDNEWESKLERLILEQDLREQIAENAFEFVMNHCTTANRINDFLKEELV, encoded by the coding sequence GTGATTGGTAACACTGTGAAAAGGTGGATTAGAAATTTCACAACGCGATTATTTATCTTATCAGGTAAATACAAGCTATTGTTTTATATATTAGAGCTTACCAAAAATATTGCAAAGTTTTTCTGGAGAATTCCAAAATATATAAAGCGAACTCTACTAGCTTTACAACGTGATAAACAACGTAGAAATAATTATTCAGATATCAAAAATCGTTACTTGATTTACACAATTTATGAACATCAATCGTCTTTACAGGACTATAAAGTAATTTTTTTAGAGGCATTGGCTAAAATTTCTCGAGATGTTTTAATTGTTGTAAATGGTAAACTTCCACAGGCTGATATAAATCGTTTAGCACAATATGGTAAGGTTGTGGAAAGAGAAAATGAGGGGTATGATGTTGCGGCTTTCCGACATGGGATAATACATACTGGAAAAGAGACGTTACAACAATATAATCAGCTCATCTTGGTTAATGATACGAATATTGGTCCTTTTAGAGATTTGGAAGAGGTTTTCTCTGAGTTTAATTCCGATCAGCTAGACTTTTGGGGAATTTCGATGGGTGAGGAGCAGCTAGACTTTACTGGTTATAACCCTTATGGTAAAATTCCTAAGCACTTACAATCATATTTTGTTGTTGTTGAAAATAGCTTGCTTAGGTATGAAGGATTTTATGATTATTGGGAAAAGCTCTCTGATACGGATTCTCGTAATAAGGCAATTGGAAAACATGAAACTGTGTTTGCAAAATATTTTTATGATCGAGGCTTTAAGTATGATGCATTGATTAAAGACACGAAAGATAGTGCATTGTATATTCATCCGCTTAAATTATTAAAGCAAGGTTGTCCATTAGTTAAGTATTCGGCCTTTAGAAATTATGACAGAGAACAATATTTTTGGCATGGTTTAGAAAGAGAATCTGAGATTCCGGATTTGATGGAGTATATTGCTAAGGAAACAGATTATCCGATTGAAGTGGTGTCTTCTATATTAGAAGATTTTAAAACTAGAGAAAATCAATCTTATATTTTGATTATTGATGGTGTCGAAAATATTATTCCACAATGTACACGTTATCGTGTGTTAAATAAGGCTGAGCAATTGCGAGAACTTGGTTATACAGTTCGAGTGATAAATAATTCTCTTGTACAACTTCAGGATGCACAGTTTGCTAGTCATATTATTATTTATAGAGCTCCATTCAATGATATGCTGAAAGAAATTTGTAGGGCGGCACACATAAAGAACAGACCTGTTTATTTTGATATTGATGATTTGGTTTTTGATACAAAATTTACAGATGAACTTGAATTTACCCAAGGTTTGAGCAAGAGAGAGAAAAAAGGCTATGATACAAGTGTCTTAGCTTACAAAAAAATGCTTTCTCTCTGCGACTATGCTATCACATCAACTTCGAAATTGAAAGACGAGCTTGAACAATATAAAAACAAGGTTATCTTGAATCGCAACGTCATGTCTAAAGAATTAGTTGAGCGTAGTTTACAAGTTAAGAAAAATTCGAACGACAATAAAGTCAAAATAGGATATTTCTCAGGGTCAATTACACACAACGAAAATTTTGATTTAATTAGTCAAGCATTGCTACATCTGCTTCAAAAGTACCCGCAAGTGGAATTACATATAGTAGGATATTTAGACATTCCTAAACCATTCCAAAAATTCAAAAAACAGATTGTGAGTCATGAGTATGTTGATTGGAGAAAGCTTCCAAATTTAATTTCACAAGTTGATATTAACTTGGCGCCGCTTGTAACCACAACTTTTAATGAAGCAAAGTCGGAAATTAAATGGATAGAAGCGGCAGCAGTTAAAGTTGTGACCGTTGCAAGTAATCTCGGAGCATTTGAAGAAATGATTCAAGATGGAGTGACTGGAGTTCTAGCAGATGATAACGAATGGGAAAGTAAATTGGAGAGATTGATTCTTGAACAAGACTTGAGAGAACAAATAGCAGAAAATGCTTTTGAATTTGTAATGAATCATTGCACTACAGCAAATAGAATTAATGATTTTTTGAAAGAAGAGTTAGTCTAA
- a CDS encoding glycosyltransferase family 2 protein, producing MKFSVIIPAYNVADYLEECVYSVLNQTYEEFEILLVDDGSTDGKTSNICDKLAAKDDRVKVFHQSNGGQSIARNTGIKNASGDYILFLDGDDFWTDVHFLDEINDELHSHEEVVDAVIYPFSYWYGNADIRVRDFPQKLPRHEIITDSVLLVETGALIAPVWNKCVRRELFADSLMFPDGLMYEDGIWCADLLKIITCCCVIENSNYMYRQNRDGSFTNKITQKKVYHAFRGIEENLKNFKQLSNEKQEALLIYLSNSYISIMPFVFPYLNNSDIKMFVKKFRYLLKYSHRVELVSFRISGLMTRVLGIYVSTFIQNKLLKIYKSR from the coding sequence GTGAAGTTTTCCGTTATTATCCCAGCGTACAATGTTGCTGATTATCTGGAAGAATGTGTGTATAGTGTACTGAATCAGACTTATGAAGAATTTGAAATATTGTTGGTAGATGACGGTTCTACAGATGGTAAAACCTCCAATATATGCGATAAATTAGCAGCTAAAGATGATAGGGTGAAGGTATTTCATCAGTCTAATGGTGGGCAATCAATTGCGAGAAATACAGGAATAAAAAATGCTAGTGGTGATTATATTTTATTCCTAGATGGTGATGATTTTTGGACTGATGTGCATTTTTTAGATGAAATCAATGATGAACTACATTCTCACGAGGAAGTGGTAGATGCAGTAATTTATCCATTTTCATACTGGTATGGTAATGCTGATATAAGAGTTCGTGATTTCCCTCAAAAATTACCTAGACATGAAATTATTACTGATTCTGTTCTACTTGTAGAAACAGGCGCATTGATTGCTCCTGTTTGGAACAAGTGTGTCCGCAGAGAACTATTTGCAGATTCTTTGATGTTTCCAGACGGGTTAATGTACGAAGATGGTATTTGGTGTGCAGACCTATTAAAAATAATAACTTGTTGTTGTGTCATTGAAAATTCTAATTATATGTATAGACAAAATAGAGATGGAAGTTTTACTAACAAAATTACACAAAAAAAAGTCTATCATGCCTTTAGAGGAATTGAAGAAAATTTAAAGAATTTTAAACAACTATCGAATGAGAAACAAGAAGCACTTTTGATTTATTTATCAAATTCTTATATTTCCATCATGCCATTTGTTTTTCCATATCTGAATAATTCTGATATAAAAATGTTTGTGAAAAAATTTAGATATTTGCTAAAATATTCACATAGGGTAGAACTTGTTTCGTTTAGAATCTCAGGTTTAATGACCAGAGTTCTGGGGATATATGTATCAACATTTATTCAAAACAAACTTTTGAAAATTTATAAAAGTAGATAA
- a CDS encoding glycosyltransferase family 8 protein: MNILFTLNDAFVPQVAACMGSIMRTLNEDDTCHFYLFSDGISQQNKEKLHQFVTDGGNKLTIVELENLESYFDFEVDTNGWASVVLARLLVDKLLPEEVDRIIYLDGDTLVLENIRELWEVDLEGKVLGMCPEPTASSERREGLNLGTYTYHNAGVLLIDLKRWRSKSIGTIIFGYYKEKNGELFANDQDALNGALKEEIKTLSITYNYFNIFDVYPYRTLEKLSRPSTFISKEEFVKIRKQPRIVHFLGEERPWRIGNKHRFREDYVSALNQTPWKGTQFESGWQLYFFCFNLFNMVMKPFPMLRYKIITVLIPVFMKYRKIRLQKGV, from the coding sequence GTGAATATATTATTTACATTGAATGATGCTTTTGTTCCGCAAGTAGCAGCTTGTATGGGCTCAATCATGCGAACATTAAACGAAGACGATACATGCCATTTTTATCTTTTCTCAGATGGTATTAGTCAACAGAATAAAGAAAAACTTCATCAATTTGTTACCGACGGAGGAAATAAATTGACAATCGTTGAATTGGAAAACTTGGAATCATATTTTGATTTTGAAGTTGACACAAATGGTTGGGCTTCGGTTGTACTTGCAAGATTACTTGTAGATAAATTACTGCCCGAAGAAGTTGATAGAATCATCTATTTAGATGGAGATACTTTAGTTTTAGAAAATATTCGGGAGCTATGGGAAGTAGATTTGGAGGGGAAAGTCCTTGGAATGTGCCCAGAACCGACAGCTTCGTCTGAGAGAAGAGAAGGCTTAAATTTGGGTACGTATACATATCATAATGCGGGAGTTCTTCTAATCGATTTGAAACGGTGGCGTTCAAAAAGTATAGGAACAATTATTTTTGGGTATTATAAAGAAAAAAATGGAGAGCTTTTTGCTAATGATCAAGATGCACTGAATGGAGCGTTGAAAGAAGAGATAAAAACACTCTCAATCACTTATAATTATTTTAATATTTTTGATGTTTATCCATATCGTACATTGGAAAAATTAAGTAGGCCTTCAACGTTTATTTCAAAAGAAGAATTTGTAAAAATTCGTAAGCAACCACGTATTGTTCATTTTTTAGGCGAAGAACGTCCATGGAGAATCGGGAATAAACATCGATTTAGAGAGGACTATGTTTCTGCATTAAATCAGACGCCATGGAAAGGTACTCAATTTGAGAGTGGTTGGCAGCTTTACTTTTTCTGCTTTAATCTTTTTAACATGGTTATGAAGCCTTTTCCTATGTTGCGCTATAAAATTATTACAGTCTTAATTCCTGTATTCATGAAATATAGGAAAATTAGATTACAAAAAGGAGTCTAG
- a CDS encoding DUF2142 domain-containing protein gives MKIEKLFLRLAIPFLLISIFVMPVTKVPDEATHAFMSWNILFDSPTSRDTEAMNELRTADFTYSEPEIHAVDSTEYSNLFTKIRDFSKDKLSIDFSLKSLMSTPQLIGLVVGKLIYPSYGMMVTIGRLFNTIVYIIGIYYLIKKIKYGKMTLFFVSLLPMMIQQAGSLSYDVVNYLAVVAFFVFYVNLLVDKVLTTRKFINLILLSLLLYLTKANNILLLALLFFVDFEFEGVLSKFNSILKWIQKRRLPILILGLGLVLLVSYLFLHNRGGVVHFVKVMINSLFINNRNDHLNGILTVGIFGYFGWFVTQLPLWLIFIDIFIFTLLLFNDGNLKISKTEGLASLFVLPVQVAIIVAGMYFAWTPTAIGPNAIISQGAQGRYFTPFLVYLFPACLILKEQVSVSVKQKYLIRLITGTVVINFIMYLFLIVDYYWL, from the coding sequence ATGAAGATAGAAAAATTATTTTTAAGGTTAGCAATCCCCTTTTTGTTAATTTCAATATTTGTTATGCCTGTGACAAAGGTTCCTGATGAAGCAACACATGCTTTTATGTCGTGGAATATATTATTTGATTCTCCGACAAGTAGAGATACAGAGGCAATGAATGAATTACGGACAGCAGATTTTACGTATTCAGAACCGGAGATTCATGCAGTTGATTCTACAGAATATTCAAACCTTTTTACCAAAATTCGTGATTTTTCAAAGGATAAATTATCTATCGATTTTTCACTGAAATCGTTAATGAGTACACCTCAGCTAATTGGTCTAGTTGTAGGTAAATTGATTTATCCGTCATATGGTATGATGGTCACTATAGGGCGCCTTTTTAATACAATAGTCTATATTATAGGTATCTACTATTTGATAAAAAAAATAAAGTATGGGAAGATGACGCTGTTTTTTGTCTCGCTTTTACCTATGATGATTCAGCAGGCTGGTTCACTGTCTTATGATGTGGTGAACTATCTGGCTGTTGTTGCATTTTTTGTTTTTTATGTTAACTTATTGGTAGACAAGGTGCTGACCACCAGGAAATTTATTAATTTAATATTATTATCCTTGCTATTATATTTAACAAAAGCAAATAATATTTTACTTTTGGCACTATTGTTTTTTGTTGATTTTGAATTTGAAGGTGTCTTATCTAAGTTTAATTCGATTTTAAAATGGATTCAAAAGAGAAGATTACCAATTCTTATTTTGGGATTAGGACTAGTTTTACTTGTTAGCTATCTATTCCTACATAATAGAGGTGGTGTCGTGCACTTTGTTAAAGTGATGATAAACAGTTTATTTATCAACAATAGAAATGATCATCTTAATGGTATTTTAACGGTTGGTATTTTTGGTTATTTTGGCTGGTTTGTCACTCAATTACCTCTTTGGTTAATTTTCATAGATATTTTCATTTTTACGTTATTATTGTTTAATGATGGAAATTTAAAGATAAGTAAAACAGAAGGTCTTGCTTCGTTATTTGTACTCCCTGTTCAGGTAGCTATCATTGTAGCGGGCATGTATTTTGCATGGACACCGACAGCTATTGGACCAAATGCAATAATTTCTCAGGGGGCACAAGGAAGATACTTTACTCCGTTTTTAGTCTATCTATTTCCGGCATGTTTAATATTAAAAGAGCAGGTAAGTGTATCGGTAAAACAGAAATATTTGATACGGTTGATCACTGGCACAGTAGTCATTAACTTTATCATGTATCTATTTTTGATAGTGGATTATTATTGGTTGTAA
- a CDS encoding polysaccharide biosynthesis C-terminal domain-containing protein, whose translation MKSKIVSPKTIFIWNLLGSISSAAISIFLLLLVTRLLTELEADIFSFAYAVANLFVIIASFQVRDYQATDVSKKFSFSQYLATRLITITIMLLLALSYIFLSKYEFQKSACIFLICLYRGSDALSDVFQGLFQQNARLDIAGKSLFLRNSIVILTFGLGLFITNNLLLSLIYLVIGSYLFVFFFDVPNLFQFTRIIKEEINLKAIKNILLECLPLFINAFLLVTIYNQPKYALNTFFERGVIGTGVQRDFNILFMPVFSMNILLILFRPMITQLAIYRRAGDYNQFKQYQKRIVKMVVGLAVLVLVGGMVLGIPVLNILYGTNLNKYWLSFIITMLGGIASTFATICDNMLTVLRKQKYLVISFAVSCLLSILISNPLVEYYGILGAAIAFVSSMWTWFLISLVIYLKLQKHLNWEVQE comes from the coding sequence GTGAAGAGCAAAATAGTATCACCAAAAACAATATTTATTTGGAATTTATTAGGAAGTATTTCTTCAGCAGCAATATCAATATTTTTATTGTTACTAGTAACACGTTTGTTGACGGAATTAGAGGCTGATATTTTTAGTTTTGCTTATGCAGTAGCAAATCTTTTTGTAATCATTGCTAGTTTTCAGGTAAGAGATTATCAAGCGACTGATGTTTCGAAAAAGTTTTCGTTTAGCCAGTATCTTGCAACAAGGCTTATAACAATCACTATTATGCTATTACTTGCCTTAAGCTATATTTTTCTGTCTAAATATGAATTTCAAAAATCTGCTTGTATTTTCCTAATATGTTTGTATCGTGGAAGTGATGCTCTATCGGATGTTTTTCAAGGATTGTTCCAACAAAATGCTAGGCTAGATATTGCAGGTAAATCACTTTTTTTGAGAAACTCTATTGTGATTTTGACATTTGGACTTGGTTTGTTTATAACCAATAACCTGCTACTCTCATTAATCTATCTAGTAATTGGCTCATATTTATTTGTTTTCTTTTTTGATGTTCCGAATTTGTTTCAATTTACGAGGATTATCAAAGAAGAAATTAATTTGAAAGCCATTAAAAATATATTATTAGAATGCTTGCCGTTATTTATTAATGCATTTTTACTTGTTACTATCTATAATCAACCTAAATATGCTCTCAATACTTTTTTTGAGAGAGGTGTTATAGGAACAGGTGTTCAAAGAGATTTTAACATTTTATTTATGCCTGTTTTTTCAATGAATATTTTATTGATTTTGTTTAGACCCATGATAACTCAGTTGGCAATATATAGAAGAGCTGGGGACTATAATCAATTTAAACAATATCAGAAGCGTATCGTTAAAATGGTTGTCGGGTTGGCTGTGTTAGTTTTGGTTGGGGGAATGGTATTGGGGATTCCGGTATTAAATATTCTCTATGGAACGAATCTTAATAAATACTGGCTAAGCTTTATTATAACAATGCTTGGGGGAATTGCGAGTACCTTTGCAACCATTTGTGATAACATGCTTACTGTTTTGAGGAAGCAAAAGTATCTCGTAATTTCATTTGCAGTTTCTTGTTTATTATCCATATTGATTTCTAATCCACTGGTAGAATATTATGGAATATTGGGGGCAGCTATTGCTTTTGTTAGTTCGATGTGGACTTGGTTTTTAATTTCTTTAGTAATATATCTAAAATTGCAAAAACATTTGAATTGGGAAGTACAAGAATGA
- a CDS encoding rhamnan synthesis F family protein: protein MGTTRIIKYNGGRMSRLLVYVHYNKYNVVSEYIYYQLKSIRSIYSDIVFVSNSHVSKDIVQYLQSERLIDFFIQRDNIGYDFAAWKEGLNQVTFYQYDSVTLMNDTCFGPLWNLEDYYSQFDSDVDVDFWGMTNHLETKIDSVVVPEHLQSYFMVFKKRILQSQAFVGFWSSVSELTDIQDVIKLYESQLTKILLSEGYSYKCVLDTSICCKSLENSNITLEYPEVILKNNVPFIKIKSFTEYPDRIYSLLHLIRMKTKYPVELIERHLRQIIIPGTSFIPQIRVSQTTETARYSTSVLLRIHIESVSIFEEYIEELCKIADRCQLLITLPETDFSNNFSIVERYLFTYQLRAQIVKLTDELHFFEIVNNYMGDAKYLAHITVKQTNEIKYSVEDIIDRYQLRKMFFTSFDAVISNFESQSNLAVVIPDLTTNQRYDRKSLREANPELIRQLNILYESLARTKKVNFYKVPYIIGEEVSWYWIKTEHYKKIEEKFRNIDFSKEDRLLLVPILFIYSAWDLSNDYAVVENTENVSPILEKISFSSERELRLIIEEKEFLQIGLRRTLKIISVGIVSVFKMIKKSLLKN, encoded by the coding sequence ATGGGAACTACTAGAATAATAAAATATAACGGAGGCAGAATGTCGCGTTTGTTGGTATATGTTCACTATAATAAATATAATGTTGTCAGTGAATATATTTATTATCAATTAAAGTCGATACGAAGTATTTATTCAGACATAGTTTTTGTTTCTAACAGCCATGTTTCAAAGGACATAGTACAATATTTACAGTCGGAACGACTGATTGATTTTTTTATCCAAAGAGATAATATTGGTTATGATTTTGCGGCATGGAAAGAAGGGCTGAATCAGGTAACATTTTATCAATATGATTCGGTAACTCTGATGAATGATACATGTTTCGGCCCCCTCTGGAACCTAGAGGATTATTATAGTCAATTTGACAGTGATGTTGATGTAGATTTTTGGGGGATGACCAATCACTTAGAGACAAAAATAGATAGTGTAGTTGTCCCGGAACATTTACAGTCATATTTTATGGTATTTAAAAAACGAATCTTGCAGAGTCAAGCATTTGTTGGTTTTTGGTCATCGGTAAGTGAGTTAACAGATATTCAAGATGTTATAAAATTATATGAGAGCCAATTGACAAAAATACTTTTATCAGAGGGCTATAGCTATAAGTGTGTATTAGATACGTCCATTTGTTGTAAAAGCCTTGAAAATAGCAACATTACACTAGAATATCCAGAAGTTATACTTAAAAATAATGTTCCATTCATAAAAATAAAGAGTTTTACCGAATATCCAGACAGAATATATTCTTTATTACATCTTATTAGGATGAAAACGAAATATCCAGTTGAATTAATCGAGAGGCATTTGAGGCAGATAATTATTCCGGGTACGAGTTTTATTCCTCAAATACGGGTTTCGCAAACAACAGAAACCGCTCGTTATTCGACATCGGTGCTTCTTCGTATTCACATAGAATCAGTGTCTATTTTTGAAGAGTATATTGAAGAGTTATGCAAAATAGCCGATAGGTGCCAGTTACTAATAACATTGCCAGAAACTGATTTTTCAAATAATTTTAGTATAGTTGAGAGATATTTATTCACCTACCAATTGAGAGCACAGATTGTAAAACTCACAGATGAATTGCATTTTTTTGAAATAGTAAATAACTATATGGGAGATGCCAAATATCTTGCTCATATAACTGTCAAACAAACAAACGAAATAAAATATTCTGTAGAGGATATTATTGACAGGTATCAGTTGAGGAAAATGTTTTTTACATCATTTGATGCAGTGATTTCTAATTTTGAATCACAATCTAATTTGGCTGTAGTTATTCCAGACTTAACAACTAATCAAAGATATGATAGAAAAAGCCTTCGTGAGGCCAATCCAGAACTTATTCGTCAATTGAATATACTCTATGAATCACTTGCGAGAACTAAGAAAGTTAATTTTTATAAAGTGCCTTATATAATCGGAGAAGAAGTAAGTTGGTATTGGATAAAAACAGAACACTATAAAAAGATTGAGGAGAAATTTAGAAACATTGATTTTTCAAAAGAAGATAGATTATTGCTGGTTCCAATATTATTTATTTATAGCGCGTGGGATTTATCAAATGATTATGCAGTGGTCGAGAATACTGAAAATGTGAGTCCAATATTGGAAAAGATTAGTTTTTCCAGCGAAAGGGAATTGCGTTTGATTATTGAAGAGAAGGAATTTTTACAAATTGGACTGAGAAGGACACTAAAGATAATATCTGTTGGGATTGTGAGTGTGTTTAAGATGATAAAGAAATCTCTATTAAAAAATTAG
- a CDS encoding ABC transporter ATP-binding protein, with amino-acid sequence MVKNNNNIAVKVEHVSKSFKLPTESSQSLRTTLVNLFKGIKGYVEYNVLQDISFEVEKGDFFGIVGRNGSGKSTLLKILSQIYVPERGTVAVDGKLVSFIELGVGFNPELTGKENVYLNGAMLGFTAEEIDAMYDDIVEFAELSEFMNQKLKNYSSGMQVRLAFSVAIKAQGDILILDEVLAVGDEAFQRKCNDYFLERKKSGKTTILVTHDMGAVKKYCNKALLIEKGYVKALGEPDDVANQYSFDNVLASISEVTENEEPLHQSDIVKDLQINLVSKNQIEPDESIEIEFRYTVLEDIETHVAFTFLDLERHFDVYNDNSMDLKTFGKGEKFFRVKCKLPSINQAKLKMAVSVRNSNKQPLLFAKTSDTPAIFISRKFSTDNIAEEDAATGFIQRNSQWELLE; translated from the coding sequence ATGGTAAAAAATAATAATAATATTGCTGTAAAAGTAGAACATGTTAGCAAGAGTTTTAAGCTTCCAACGGAGAGTAGTCAGAGTCTAAGAACTACTTTAGTCAATTTATTTAAAGGGATTAAAGGCTACGTAGAGTATAATGTTTTGCAGGATATCAGTTTTGAAGTTGAAAAAGGGGACTTTTTTGGAATTGTTGGTCGCAATGGTTCTGGTAAGTCGACACTGTTAAAAATTTTATCTCAAATATATGTTCCTGAAAGAGGGACTGTAGCTGTGGATGGTAAATTAGTTTCTTTTATTGAACTTGGTGTTGGTTTTAATCCGGAACTAACTGGTAAGGAAAATGTATACCTAAACGGTGCGATGTTAGGATTTACTGCAGAAGAAATTGATGCAATGTATGATGATATTGTTGAATTTGCGGAATTAAGTGAATTCATGAATCAAAAGCTAAAAAATTATTCTAGTGGTATGCAGGTACGTTTAGCCTTTTCAGTTGCCATTAAAGCTCAAGGAGATATTCTGATACTTGATGAGGTTCTAGCAGTCGGTGACGAGGCCTTTCAGCGTAAATGTAATGATTATTTTCTAGAGCGTAAAAAAAGTGGAAAAACGACCATTCTTGTCACCCATGATATGGGAGCTGTGAAAAAGTATTGTAATAAAGCTCTTCTTATAGAGAAAGGATACGTCAAGGCATTAGGAGAACCTGATGATGTAGCTAATCAATACAGTTTTGATAATGTGCTTGCCTCAATAAGCGAAGTTACAGAAAACGAAGAACCTCTGCATCAGAGTGATATTGTAAAAGATTTGCAGATTAACTTGGTCTCAAAAAATCAAATTGAACCAGATGAATCAATTGAAATCGAGTTTAGATATACGGTTTTAGAAGATATTGAAACACATGTTGCATTTACATTTTTAGATTTAGAACGTCATTTTGATGTATATAACGACAATTCTATGGATTTAAAAACGTTTGGCAAAGGCGAGAAGTTTTTCCGAGTGAAATGTAAGCTACCTTCAATTAATCAGGCAAAATTAAAAATGGCGGTGTCAGTACGAAATAGTAATAAGCAGCCGTTATTATTTGCCAAGACTTCTGACACACCAGCTATTTTTATTAGTAGGAAGTTTAGTACTGATAATATTGCAGAGGAAGACGCAGCAACCGGGTTTATTCAGAGAAATAGCCAATGGGAACTACTAGAATAA